The bacterium genome contains a region encoding:
- the ugpC gene encoding sn-glycerol-3-phosphate ABC transporter ATP-binding protein UgpC — translation MAKVTLEHVDKIYTGNVKAVSDFNLEIRDGEFVVFVGPSGCGKSTTLRMVAGLEEISGGVIRIGDRVVNDVPPKDRDIAMVFQNYALYPHMTVKENMAFGLKLRKFPAKEIEARVQEAAQILGIGELLERRPKALSGGQRQRVAVGRAIVRKPAVFLFDEPLSNLDAKMRVQMRVEISRLHHQLNTTMIYVTHDQVEAMTMGQRLVVMKDGLIQQVAEPLKLYNNPINRFVAGFIGMPPMNFFEGTIRMANGALQFEGPGGMRLTVPEKDKAALGAYIDKAVTLGLRPEDIGSAVAEQLSGASRIQATVEVIEPMGSESYIYFRAADTTFISRVDAHRKFEVGETAQPAVFIDKAHFFDRQTDRRIEAPACRQR, via the coding sequence ATGGCTAAAGTTACACTGGAACATGTCGACAAGATATATACCGGGAACGTCAAGGCGGTGTCGGATTTTAATTTAGAGATCCGGGATGGGGAATTTGTGGTATTTGTCGGGCCTTCCGGGTGCGGCAAGTCCACCACGCTGCGGATGGTGGCGGGCCTGGAGGAAATCAGTGGGGGCGTGATTCGTATCGGTGATCGGGTGGTGAATGACGTGCCGCCCAAGGATCGTGATATCGCCATGGTCTTCCAGAATTATGCTCTCTATCCACACATGACCGTGAAGGAGAACATGGCATTCGGTCTTAAGCTGCGGAAGTTTCCTGCGAAGGAAATTGAGGCGCGGGTGCAGGAGGCCGCCCAGATTCTCGGCATCGGGGAACTTCTGGAACGACGCCCTAAGGCCTTGTCGGGTGGCCAGCGCCAGCGTGTGGCGGTGGGCCGTGCCATCGTTCGCAAGCCGGCCGTATTCCTGTTCGATGAACCGCTCTCCAACCTGGACGCGAAGATGCGGGTTCAGATGCGGGTGGAGATCAGTCGACTCCATCATCAGTTGAATACCACCATGATTTATGTGACGCATGACCAAGTTGAGGCGATGACGATGGGGCAGCGTCTGGTGGTGATGAAAGACGGGTTAATCCAGCAGGTTGCCGAGCCCCTTAAACTCTACAACAACCCGATCAACCGGTTTGTTGCCGGGTTCATCGGTATGCCGCCGATGAATTTCTTTGAAGGCACGATTCGGATGGCGAACGGGGCGCTACAGTTCGAAGGACCCGGCGGGATGCGTTTGACTGTGCCGGAGAAAGACAAGGCCGCATTGGGGGCATATATCGACAAGGCTGTGACTCTGGGCTTACGTCCTGAAGATATTGGCTCAGCGGTCGCGGAGCAGTTGTCCGGGGCATCGCGGATTCAGGCAACAGTGGAAGTTATCGAGCCGATGGGTTCGGAGTCTTATATCTATTTCCGGGCCGCCGACACGACCTTCATCAGTCGGGTGGATGCCCATCGCAAGTTCGAGGTAGGTGAGACCGCTCAGCCTGCGGTATTCATCGATAAGGCTCATTTCTTCGATCGTCAGACCGATCGCCGCATTGAGGCACCTGCTTGCCGTCAACGGTAA